The DNA window TGCGCTGTGAGGTCTTCTTCAAGTTCTTCGCGCTCAAGCTCAATCTCCTCTTGAAAGAGCGAGTGAATGACCAGCGCTCCCGCTCCTGCATCTTCAGCTTTCTTAATATTGTCGATCTTGTGAGACCAGGTCGATGCGCCCACAATTATGGGACTCGATAGCTTGATACCCATATATGTGGTGCCAATATCTGCCATGGTATTATCCTCCTGCAAATAAGTGCTGTTGGGATATTACCCGGATGCATCGAAAAGAAAACGGTGGAGCTAGTAATAAACTATTGGCCTAGAGTCTTTGTCGCTTCTTTTTTCGCAAACTTATGCATGTCACCGATATTCCACTCAAGATGGCAGCAAAGCTGGAAGGCTCCGGCACGGCATTGGGACTATATGTAACTATTCCGCTAAATGTCAGACCACTTGGATTGAAGGAAACGAAGACATTGTTGTGAGCATAGAACTGCAGCACATTTAGCCCTGAATTAAAAAACGCAGAGTTCGATGTCCCGAAATTGGTTAGTACCTCCAAGTGACCACCACTCCCAATCAGATGACCATTAAGGTAGGCATCTGCTCCATCGTCACAAGCAAAAACCATTGAGATTAACGGTGTATCATAGTTCTCAGGCAGCGAGAAAGTCGTTGAATATATGTAGCCGTAACGTGGAGAACTCTGAGTGCCATTAGCAACTCCCACCCACTTACTGCCTGGTGCCGCATCGACCCAGACACTGTTTTTTGTTATAACCAATGCTTGTTGCTGTGCAACATCGGCTGCTGGATAGCTTACTCCTCCCACCATAACAGGTGCTCCAACCACAGATACGAGTGGGTCCAGCGCTCCGATAGCTGCATTACCGCTCATCACAGCGATCGAATCGCCGGAGACCGATCCAGCAAGAAACAACACTAACATGCACACAATTACACTCGATAATCTCATCCTTTTCTCCTTCGCTCTCTTCGGAGCTTGTTTTATATGCCTGCAAAATGCAGACACTAAGTGTTTGGCTGCTTTCAATATACCACAAACTGCATTATCACACAATGGCCATGTATGCTAACTAAACAGTATTATATGATTAGATTTAGAATGCACGGACTGTTATAGATATTATTAGTATGTATGGTATGTGAAGCTGTCTGCTATTTGCAATAATATTCTGACACAGCAAAGAACCAGCATGCATAAAACAGGATAAAATCTCTTACATTCCGATCTTTCTTTTCTGCTTGTGAATATTCTTCCATTTCTCGCGCTCTGTCAGCGCCGCTCCGGCATCCTGCTTCCTCTCAAGGTAATGAAGCTCGCCGAGCATCTTCCGATAGTTCTCGAATCGACGCGCATCCAGTGTTCCATCTCCAAGCGCTTTGATCACAGCGCAGCCCGGCTCATTCACATGCTTGCAATCCCGAAACTTACAGCTTTCACCCAGCTTCTCTATATCGCTGAAGGCTTCAGCGAGTCCGTCATCCGCGTTCCAGAGTTGAAGTTCGCGCATGCCTGGAGTATCAATCACCATTCCGCCCGACGGCAGAACAAACATCTGGCGGTGAGTAGTAGTATGCCGTCCACGACTGTCGTCATCGCGAACCTCCTGCACTCTCTGAACGCTATCACCGAGCAGATAGTTAACAATTGTAGACTTTCCGACGCCGGATGAGCCCAGCAACGCAACACTCTGGCCGGCTGATATATAATTCGCCAGGCATTCCATGCCGATGCCCTGCACACAGCTTATCGCATGCACACCCACGCCCGGAGCCGATGCCATTACATCGCTTATTTTCTCTCCGACGTCATCGCACAGGTCGCACTTTGTGAGCAAAACGACAGGCTTCGCTCCGCTTTCCCAGGCAAGAGTGAGATATCGTTCGATGCGGGCAGCTCTAAAGTTCTGGTCCAAACCTGTAACAACAAACACTGTATCTATATTCGCTGCGATAGGCTGCTCCCTCACTCTGGAGCCGGCTTCTTTGCGCGAGAACTTGCTCTTCCTGGGAAGCAGAGCATGGATAATCGCTTTAGGCGGCTGCTCATGCAGAATTTGCGCAGCCACCCAGTCGCCGATAACAGGTTTCTCGGT is part of the Armatimonadota bacterium genome and encodes:
- a CDS encoding PEP-CTERM sorting domain-containing protein (PEP-CTERM proteins occur, often in large numbers, in the proteomes of bacteria that also encode an exosortase, a predicted intramembrane cysteine proteinase. The presence of a PEP-CTERM domain at a protein's C-terminus predicts cleavage within the sorting domain, followed by covalent anchoring to some some component of the (usually Gram-negative) cell surface. Many PEP-CTERM proteins exhibit an unusual sequence composition that includes large numbers of potential glycosylation sites. Expression of one such protein has been shown restore the ability of a bacterium to form floc, a type of biofilm.) translates to MRLSSVIVCMLVLFLAGSVSGDSIAVMSGNAAIGALDPLVSVVGAPVMVGGVSYPAADVAQQQALVITKNSVWVDAAPGSKWVGVANGTQSSPRYGYIYSTTFSLPENYDTPLISMVFACDDGADAYLNGHLIGSGGHLEVLTNFGTSNSAFFNSGLNVLQFYAHNNVFVSFNPSGLTFSGIVTYSPNAVPEPSSFAAILSGISVTCISLRKKKRQRL
- the rsgA gene encoding ribosome small subunit-dependent GTPase A is translated as MNLQDIGYDSDFAHHFNQLNNDSLSPCRVSLEQRGLYAVITEYGEMAAIPTGKMLYETEKPVIGDWVAAQILHEQPPKAIIHALLPRKSKFSRKEAGSRVREQPIAANIDTVFVVTGLDQNFRAARIERYLTLAWESGAKPVVLLTKCDLCDDVGEKISDVMASAPGVGVHAISCVQGIGMECLANYISAGQSVALLGSSGVGKSTIVNYLLGDSVQRVQEVRDDDSRGRHTTTHRQMFVLPSGGMVIDTPGMRELQLWNADDGLAEAFSDIEKLGESCKFRDCKHVNEPGCAVIKALGDGTLDARRFENYRKMLGELHYLERKQDAGAALTEREKWKNIHKQKRKIGM